The following are encoded together in the Naumannella cuiyingiana genome:
- a CDS encoding acetate--CoA ligase family protein, whose amino-acid sequence MTVEEITEVPAEFTARLNELFRPRGIAMIGATDKSRWSVNVLQNLERYEFAGPIHLVNPRGGQVHGRQAYSSIAELPDGVDMAFVMVPTRAVLDTMTALADRGIRTAVVLTAGFGELGEEGAALERQLADLCRERGLVIVGPNGNGFIHAAAGVVPFGMPISPPLLRGSVGFVLQSGALASYVLHFAQARRVGISLLVAMGNETVLGLTDVVRYLIADPDTKVICLFLESIREPEEFRQACAEARAAGKPIVAVKVGRSSVGASVARAHTGSLVGDERVTDAALKQLGVIRVPSLEDLVITADLLTRLRDSTAGRRVGVVTGSGGACELLADVAEDVGIDLVEFTPETVAELQSFLPEFATVHNPIDVTGYVLVDPTLMAHSLEVVSRDANVDLALMITDAVRESSPADDLIEESMRRNAAIVRASDKPVELMSTTLLDITPFTREMAERADYPPTVGGIEHGIRALGRAIDWLEWVRSDEAATAPAAPPAVPVPDGVAGQTWTEHAASAYLAEHGVPMVPSRLVGGADEALAAAQELGFPVVLKLAADDIAHKSDIGGVRLNITDEATLREAYAGVEQAGRTAGVDPVTVLVQPQRSGLELIVGIATDPTWGKVLAVGLGGIWVEIMKDSALRVLPATREQIRAAFEELRAAPLLHGARGAAAVDLDALVEAVYRLGELAVGLGPAVDSIELNPLLATPEGVEAVDALITWA is encoded by the coding sequence ATGACCGTCGAGGAAATCACCGAGGTGCCGGCCGAGTTCACCGCGCGCCTGAACGAGCTCTTCCGGCCGCGTGGCATCGCCATGATCGGCGCCACCGACAAGTCGCGGTGGTCGGTCAACGTGTTGCAGAACCTGGAGCGCTACGAGTTCGCCGGTCCCATCCACCTGGTCAACCCGCGCGGAGGGCAGGTGCACGGGCGGCAGGCGTACAGCTCGATCGCCGAGCTGCCGGACGGCGTCGACATGGCGTTCGTGATGGTGCCGACGCGCGCCGTCCTGGACACCATGACGGCGCTCGCCGATCGCGGCATCCGGACCGCGGTCGTGCTCACCGCCGGCTTCGGCGAGCTGGGCGAGGAGGGCGCCGCGCTGGAGCGCCAGCTCGCGGACCTGTGCCGCGAGCGCGGGCTGGTGATCGTCGGCCCGAACGGCAACGGCTTCATCCACGCCGCCGCCGGGGTGGTGCCGTTCGGCATGCCGATCAGCCCGCCCCTGCTTCGTGGGTCGGTCGGCTTCGTCCTGCAGAGCGGGGCCCTGGCCAGCTACGTGCTGCACTTCGCCCAGGCGCGCCGGGTCGGCATCAGCCTGCTGGTCGCGATGGGCAACGAGACGGTGCTCGGGCTGACCGATGTCGTCCGTTACCTGATCGCCGACCCGGACACCAAGGTGATCTGCCTGTTCCTGGAGTCGATCCGCGAGCCCGAGGAGTTCCGGCAGGCCTGCGCCGAGGCGCGGGCCGCGGGCAAGCCGATCGTCGCGGTCAAGGTCGGACGCAGCTCGGTCGGTGCCAGCGTCGCGCGTGCCCACACGGGCTCGCTGGTCGGCGACGAGCGGGTCACCGACGCCGCGCTGAAGCAGCTCGGCGTGATCCGGGTGCCCAGCCTGGAGGATCTGGTGATCACGGCGGACCTGCTGACCCGGCTGCGCGACAGCACGGCCGGCCGGCGCGTCGGTGTGGTCACCGGGTCGGGCGGGGCGTGCGAGCTGCTGGCCGATGTCGCCGAGGACGTGGGCATCGACCTGGTGGAGTTCACCCCGGAGACGGTGGCGGAGCTGCAGTCGTTCCTGCCCGAGTTCGCCACCGTGCACAACCCGATCGACGTGACCGGCTACGTGCTGGTGGACCCGACGCTGATGGCGCACTCGCTGGAGGTGGTCAGCCGCGACGCCAACGTCGACCTGGCCCTGATGATCACCGATGCGGTACGCGAGTCCAGCCCGGCCGACGATCTGATCGAGGAGTCGATGCGGCGCAATGCCGCCATCGTGCGCGCCTCGGACAAGCCGGTCGAGCTGATGAGCACGACGCTGCTCGACATCACCCCGTTCACCCGCGAGATGGCCGAGCGGGCCGACTACCCGCCGACCGTCGGCGGCATCGAGCACGGCATTCGCGCCCTCGGCCGGGCGATCGACTGGCTGGAGTGGGTCAGGTCCGACGAGGCCGCGACGGCCCCCGCCGCGCCCCCCGCGGTGCCCGTGCCCGACGGCGTCGCCGGGCAGACCTGGACCGAGCATGCCGCGTCGGCGTACCTGGCCGAGCACGGCGTGCCGATGGTGCCCAGCCGGCTGGTCGGCGGCGCCGACGAGGCGCTGGCCGCGGCGCAGGAGCTGGGCTTCCCGGTGGTGCTCAAGCTGGCGGCCGACGACATCGCGCACAAGAGCGACATCGGCGGCGTCCGGCTGAACATCACCGACGAAGCGACGCTGCGCGAGGCCTACGCCGGCGTGGAGCAGGCCGGCCGGACGGCGGGCGTCGACCCGGTGACCGTGCTCGTCCAGCCGCAGCGCTCGGGCCTGGAGCTGATCGTCGGCATCGCCACCGACCCCACCTGGGGCAAGGTGTTGGCCGTCGGTCTCGGCGGCATCTGGGTGGAGATCATGAAGGACAGCGCGCTGCGCGTGCTGCCCGCCACCCGCGAGCAGATCCGCGCGGCGTTCGAGGAGTTGCGGGCCGCCCCGCTGCTGCACGGCGCGCGTGGCGCCGCCGCGGTCGATCTCGATGCGCTGGTCGAGGCCGTGTACCGGCTCGGCGAGCTGGCGGTCGGCCTCGGGCCCGCTGTCGACTCGATCGAGCTGAACCCCCTGCTGGCCACCCCCGAGGGCGTCGAGGCCGTCGACGCGCTGATCACGTGGGCGTGA
- a CDS encoding acyl-CoA dehydrogenase family protein yields the protein MDFTLSEEQRDIRDTIRKFVAKEIIPLEQQVLLNERENRPGLEPGQLKDLRERARKSGFWGINTPAEYGGAELGAVMAAVISMEVSRSFVPFSFGGDADNILYHGNEEQKREYLIPTIEGERRSCFAITEPGAGSDARAIRTRAVKDGSDWVITGEKTFITNGSEADFVMVFAVTDPEKGANGGVTCFLVDREMGWESRPIPTMGEWGPAALSFEGVRVPERNVLGEVGHGFDLAMQWIGKGRWMIPARCVGAAERLLEMAIEYSKQRESMGHPIADYQAIQWQIADSHVETEAAKYLTLLAAWQQEQGLDPRHHSSVAKLYGSVISNQVVDRVLQIHGGMGYTKELPIERWYRELRLMRIFEGTDEIQRRTIARNLLRGHVQIGQIGA from the coding sequence ATGGACTTCACTCTCTCCGAGGAACAGCGCGACATCCGGGACACGATCCGCAAGTTCGTCGCCAAGGAGATCATCCCGCTGGAGCAGCAGGTGCTGCTGAACGAGCGGGAGAATCGCCCCGGCCTGGAGCCCGGGCAGCTCAAGGATCTGCGCGAGCGCGCGCGCAAGTCGGGATTCTGGGGCATCAACACGCCGGCCGAGTACGGCGGCGCCGAGCTCGGCGCCGTGATGGCGGCCGTGATCTCGATGGAGGTCTCGCGCAGCTTCGTGCCGTTCTCGTTCGGCGGCGACGCCGACAACATCCTCTACCACGGCAACGAGGAACAGAAGCGGGAGTACCTGATCCCGACCATCGAGGGTGAGCGCCGCAGTTGCTTCGCGATCACCGAGCCGGGCGCCGGGTCGGACGCCCGCGCGATCCGTACCCGCGCGGTGAAGGATGGTTCGGACTGGGTGATCACGGGCGAGAAGACGTTCATCACCAACGGCAGCGAGGCCGACTTCGTGATGGTGTTCGCCGTCACCGATCCCGAGAAGGGCGCCAACGGCGGCGTGACCTGCTTCCTGGTCGATCGGGAGATGGGCTGGGAGTCCCGGCCGATCCCGACGATGGGTGAGTGGGGTCCCGCGGCGCTGAGCTTCGAGGGCGTCCGGGTGCCGGAGCGCAACGTGCTCGGCGAGGTCGGACACGGCTTCGATCTCGCCATGCAGTGGATCGGCAAGGGCCGCTGGATGATCCCCGCCCGCTGCGTCGGGGCGGCCGAGCGGCTGCTCGAGATGGCCATCGAGTACTCCAAGCAGCGCGAGTCGATGGGCCACCCGATCGCCGACTACCAGGCCATCCAGTGGCAGATCGCCGACTCCCACGTGGAGACCGAGGCGGCCAAGTACCTCACCCTGCTCGCCGCCTGGCAGCAGGAGCAGGGTCTCGACCCGCGCCACCACAGCTCGGTGGCCAAGCTGTACGGATCGGTGATCAGCAACCAGGTCGTGGACCGCGTGCTGCAGATCCACGGCGGCATGGGCTACACCAAGGAACTGCCGATCGAGCGGTGGTACCGCGAGCTGCGCCTGATGCGCATCTTCGAGGGCACCGACGAGATCCAGCGCCGCACCATCGCCCGCAACCTGCTGCGCGGGCACGTGCAAATCGGACAGATCGGGGCCTGA
- a CDS encoding TetR/AcrR family transcriptional regulator, with protein sequence MGSKSSESITETARPDRRRRGDDARKRRDDTKSRILDAALEVFLERGYADASVAEIVERSAASVGSVYHHFGGKGELYVALWQDYQRAYLDAAQAAVRAAKESGEADPADLLVAGTRAYLERAWAQRELAALFLGLDAPAELARLQRQIANEWIRQNARLLRSTGPEGRLQVAILTGMIGDATHAVVHARDRRECRRLIARSLHYVRLLATDRGE encoded by the coding sequence ATGGGTTCGAAGTCGTCGGAATCGATCACCGAGACGGCGCGCCCGGATCGGCGCCGGCGGGGCGATGACGCCAGGAAGCGCCGCGACGACACCAAGTCGCGCATTCTCGACGCGGCGCTGGAGGTGTTTCTCGAACGCGGCTACGCCGATGCGTCGGTGGCGGAGATCGTCGAGCGATCCGCGGCCAGCGTGGGCAGCGTCTACCACCACTTCGGCGGCAAGGGCGAGCTGTACGTCGCGCTGTGGCAGGACTATCAGCGTGCCTATCTCGACGCGGCCCAGGCCGCCGTGCGCGCGGCGAAGGAGTCCGGGGAAGCGGATCCGGCCGACCTGCTCGTGGCGGGCACCCGCGCCTACCTGGAGCGGGCCTGGGCCCAACGCGAGCTGGCGGCCCTTTTCCTCGGCCTCGACGCGCCCGCCGAGCTTGCGCGGCTGCAACGCCAGATTGCCAACGAGTGGATCCGCCAGAACGCCCGGTTGTTGCGCTCGACGGGCCCGGAGGGGAGGCTGCAGGTCGCGATCCTGACCGGCATGATCGGCGACGCCACCCACGCGGTCGTGCATGCGCGCGACCGGCGCGAGTGTCGACGCCTGATCGCGCGCAGCCTGCACTACGTGCGCCTGCTCGCGACCGATCGGGGCGAGTGA
- a CDS encoding Zn-ribbon domain-containing OB-fold protein: MAAALSERARPVPTPETAEYWEGARRGVLRIQRCTACEKAYFYPRPYCPNCSSTEVEWFDASGDATLLSYNVNHRLAPGYDAPYAIAIVRLAEGPQMMTNIVDIEPDALELDMELHVQFQDRGDDLFVPVFAPKEAAA, translated from the coding sequence ATGGCGGCAGCCCTGTCCGAGCGGGCCAGGCCCGTACCCACCCCCGAAACCGCTGAGTACTGGGAGGGGGCCCGCCGCGGCGTCCTTCGCATCCAGCGCTGCACCGCGTGCGAGAAGGCCTACTTCTACCCGCGGCCCTATTGCCCGAACTGCTCGAGCACCGAGGTCGAGTGGTTCGACGCCTCCGGCGACGCGACATTGCTGTCCTACAACGTGAACCACCGCCTCGCCCCGGGCTACGACGCCCCGTACGCGATCGCCATCGTGCGTCTGGCCGAGGGACCGCAGATGATGACCAACATCGTCGACATCGAGCCGGACGCGCTGGAGCTCGACATGGAACTGCACGTGCAGTTCCAGGACCGCGGGGACGACCTGTTCGTGCCCGTCTTCGCCCCGAAGGAGGCGGCCGCATGA
- a CDS encoding thiolase C-terminal domain-containing protein, protein MTVAIIGAAETERLGKNPDQSTLGLHLEAAHNALADAGLTINDIDGVASVALPGPLTVANALGINPRWLDTTNVGGTSFLFHVRHAASAIAAGYCDTVLITHGESGRSRVGNAAWQVDPFSMPGQFEAPYGTFGPPTTFTVPARRFLADTGTTRDQMATVPVIQRQWAALNPRAMFRDPITVEDVYASKMIADPFHLLECCLVTDGGGALIITSAERAKDLSDKHKPVYLLGSGEACDAPMVSQMEDLTSSRGFRQSSAAAFESAGLTTDDVDHLMIYDAFAHVPLYGLEDMGFVGRGEAGAFIADGNTAPGGKLPLNTNGGGLSYTHTGMYGMFLIQESVRQLRGEAPAQVEGANVSALLGNGGMFMASATLILGTEDALSGSAARG, encoded by the coding sequence ATGACCGTCGCGATCATCGGCGCCGCGGAGACCGAGCGCCTGGGCAAGAATCCCGATCAGTCCACCCTCGGCCTGCACCTCGAGGCCGCACACAACGCGCTCGCCGACGCCGGGCTGACCATCAACGACATCGACGGCGTCGCGAGCGTCGCCCTGCCGGGCCCGCTCACCGTCGCCAACGCGCTCGGCATCAACCCGCGCTGGCTGGACACCACCAACGTGGGCGGAACGTCCTTCCTGTTCCACGTCCGGCACGCGGCCTCGGCCATCGCCGCCGGCTACTGCGACACCGTGTTGATCACCCACGGCGAGTCGGGCCGCTCCCGGGTCGGCAATGCCGCCTGGCAGGTCGACCCGTTCTCGATGCCGGGCCAGTTCGAGGCGCCGTACGGCACCTTCGGACCGCCGACCACCTTCACCGTTCCGGCGCGACGCTTCCTCGCCGACACCGGCACCACGCGCGATCAGATGGCCACGGTGCCCGTCATCCAGCGGCAGTGGGCGGCGCTCAACCCGCGCGCGATGTTCCGCGATCCGATCACGGTCGAGGACGTGTACGCGTCGAAGATGATCGCGGACCCCTTCCACCTGCTGGAGTGCTGCCTGGTCACCGACGGCGGCGGCGCCTTGATCATCACCTCGGCCGAGCGGGCCAAGGACCTGTCGGACAAGCACAAGCCGGTCTACCTGCTGGGCAGCGGCGAGGCCTGCGACGCGCCGATGGTCTCCCAGATGGAGGACCTCACGTCCTCGCGCGGATTCCGCCAGTCGAGCGCCGCGGCATTCGAGTCGGCGGGTCTGACCACCGACGATGTCGATCACCTGATGATCTACGACGCATTCGCCCACGTGCCGCTCTACGGCCTTGAGGACATGGGCTTCGTCGGGCGCGGCGAGGCCGGCGCGTTCATCGCCGACGGCAACACCGCTCCGGGCGGCAAGCTGCCGCTGAACACCAACGGCGGCGGCCTGTCCTACACCCATACCGGCATGTACGGCATGTTCCTGATCCAGGAGTCGGTACGCCAGTTGCGCGGCGAGGCGCCGGCGCAGGTCGAGGGCGCGAACGTCTCGGCGCTGCTCGGCAACGGCGGCATGTTCATGGCATCGGCGACGCTGATCCTCGGCACCGAGGACGCGCTGTCCGGTTCGGCCGCACGCGGCTGA
- a CDS encoding MFS transporter has translation MSPADRPARYRHGDRGYRQITVALFAAGLATFIGLYSTQALLPELSAVFAVGPASAALSVSVTTGALAIFVLPISALSDRFGRRRVMIISAIGSAAIGLALPLAASWPVLLAGRALQGVALAGVPAVAMAYLAEEVDPSALGAAMGRYIGGTTIGGLIGRLTPGLTLDLADWRVALLAAAVLAGVAAALFAALSPRSAHFSPAPATPRRIAAGVVRHLRTPALLALYALAFVLMGGFVTVYNYLGYRLLAPPFSLPPGAVALIFLLYLAGTVSATWAGRLADRRGRSRVLAVTVGATLLGLAITLAPWLPAVLAGTALFTAGFFAAHAVASGWVGALADRDRGTASGLYLCGYYAGSSVIGALGGVVFAAGGWPAVVGYVGALCLVAFVLGRVPAGIGRAGGHRP, from the coding sequence GTGAGCCCCGCCGATCGCCCCGCCCGTTACCGGCACGGCGATCGCGGCTACCGCCAGATCACCGTCGCGCTCTTCGCGGCCGGGCTGGCCACCTTCATCGGTCTCTACTCCACCCAGGCCCTGCTCCCGGAGCTGTCGGCCGTGTTCGCCGTCGGCCCGGCGTCCGCCGCACTCTCGGTGTCGGTGACAACGGGCGCGCTGGCGATCTTCGTGCTGCCGATCAGCGCGCTGTCCGACCGGTTCGGTCGGCGGCGGGTGATGATCATCTCCGCGATCGGCTCCGCCGCCATCGGGCTCGCCCTCCCGCTCGCGGCGAGCTGGCCGGTGCTGCTGGCGGGCCGCGCCCTGCAGGGCGTCGCGCTGGCCGGCGTACCGGCGGTGGCAATGGCCTACCTCGCCGAGGAGGTCGACCCATCGGCGCTCGGCGCGGCGATGGGCCGCTACATCGGCGGCACCACCATCGGCGGCCTGATCGGCCGGCTGACGCCCGGGCTGACCCTCGACCTCGCCGACTGGCGGGTCGCGCTGCTCGCCGCCGCGGTGCTGGCGGGTGTCGCGGCCGCGCTGTTCGCGGCGCTCTCGCCGCGTTCGGCGCACTTCTCCCCCGCCCCCGCGACGCCGCGGCGGATCGCGGCCGGCGTCGTCCGTCACCTACGCACGCCCGCGCTGCTGGCGCTGTACGCGCTCGCCTTCGTGCTGATGGGCGGCTTCGTGACGGTCTACAACTATCTCGGCTACCGGTTGCTCGCGCCGCCCTTCTCGCTGCCGCCCGGCGCGGTCGCGCTGATTTTCCTGCTCTACCTCGCCGGCACCGTGTCGGCGACCTGGGCGGGGCGGCTGGCCGACCGCCGCGGCCGCTCGCGGGTGCTGGCGGTCACGGTGGGCGCGACGCTGCTCGGTCTGGCGATCACCCTGGCGCCGTGGCTGCCCGCCGTGCTGGCCGGCACCGCGCTGTTCACGGCCGGCTTCTTCGCCGCGCACGCGGTGGCCAGCGGCTGGGTCGGTGCGCTGGCCGACCGCGACCGGGGCACGGCGAGCGGGTTGTACCTGTGCGGCTACTACGCGGGGTCGTCGGTGATCGGCGCGCTCGGGGGCGTCGTCTTCGCCGCGGGGGGCTGGCCCGCCGTGGTCGGCTACGTCGGGGCGCTGTGCCTGGTCGCGTTCGTCCTCGGGCGCGTACCGGCCGGGATCGGCCGCGCAGGCGGGCATCGGCCATGA
- a CDS encoding DEAD/DEAH box helicase produces MAIPIAITGTDMIGQARTGTGKTLAFGVTLLQRIVVPGDRDADSVHPAGKPQALVICPTRELASQVAKDLQTAAKVRAARILTVYGGVGYEPQLDALAAGVDVVVGTPGRLLDLANRRALDLSHVKVAVLDEADEMLDLGFLPDVEKLLAKTPELRQTLLFSATMPSQIVTLARRHLRHPVNIRAEHAGENQTVPATAQFVYQAHDLDKPEVVARILQAEGRDRAIIFCRTKRSAQRVADDLAERGFAAAPIHGDLTQVSREKALKRFREGGVDVLVATDVAARGIDVGGVTHVINYECPDDDKTYVHRIGRTGRAGKSGVAITFVDWADLARWKMINKTLGLPFEQPQETYSTSEHLFHDLGIPSGTKGRLVPEKPRERRDEGRERPREERPRRSRNRRRTRNGEPVSGRDGTNQDGTNRDETHHDGPGRDETNRDQTNRDGAAPVDAATTDRATDEAGEGQRRRRRRRGGRGRGRGAGGDRPAESPATSSTN; encoded by the coding sequence ATGGCGATCCCGATCGCGATCACCGGCACCGACATGATCGGGCAGGCGCGCACCGGCACCGGCAAGACGCTCGCGTTCGGCGTCACCTTGCTGCAGCGGATCGTGGTCCCGGGCGATCGCGATGCCGACTCCGTGCACCCGGCGGGCAAGCCGCAGGCGCTGGTGATCTGCCCGACGCGCGAGCTGGCGAGCCAGGTCGCCAAGGATCTGCAGACCGCGGCCAAGGTCCGCGCGGCGCGGATCCTGACCGTCTACGGCGGCGTCGGCTACGAGCCGCAGTTGGACGCGCTCGCGGCCGGCGTCGACGTGGTGGTCGGTACGCCGGGCCGACTGCTCGACCTGGCCAACCGGCGCGCGCTCGACCTGTCCCACGTCAAGGTCGCGGTGCTGGACGAGGCCGACGAGATGCTCGATCTCGGCTTCCTGCCCGATGTCGAGAAGCTGCTGGCCAAGACGCCCGAGCTGCGCCAGACCCTGCTGTTCTCCGCGACGATGCCGAGCCAGATCGTCACGCTGGCCCGCCGGCACCTGCGCCACCCCGTGAACATCCGGGCCGAGCACGCCGGCGAGAACCAGACCGTCCCGGCAACCGCACAGTTCGTCTACCAGGCCCATGATCTGGACAAGCCGGAGGTGGTGGCGCGCATCCTGCAGGCCGAGGGCCGCGACCGCGCGATCATCTTCTGCCGCACCAAGCGCTCCGCACAGCGCGTCGCCGATGATCTTGCCGAGCGGGGCTTCGCGGCCGCACCGATCCACGGTGACCTGACCCAGGTGTCGCGGGAGAAGGCGCTGAAGCGGTTCCGTGAGGGTGGGGTGGATGTTCTCGTGGCGACGGATGTCGCGGCGCGCGGCATCGATGTCGGCGGCGTCACCCACGTGATCAACTACGAGTGCCCCGACGACGACAAGACCTATGTGCACCGGATCGGCCGGACCGGCCGCGCCGGCAAGTCGGGCGTCGCGATCACCTTCGTCGACTGGGCCGACCTGGCTCGCTGGAAGATGATCAACAAGACTCTCGGGTTGCCGTTCGAGCAGCCGCAGGAAACCTACTCCACGTCGGAGCACCTGTTCCACGATCTCGGCATCCCGTCCGGGACCAAGGGTCGTCTGGTGCCGGAGAAGCCGCGCGAGCGGCGCGACGAGGGCCGCGAGCGGCCGCGCGAGGAGCGTCCGCGCCGCTCCCGGAACCGTCGGCGTACCCGCAACGGCGAGCCCGTCTCCGGTCGCGACGGGACCAATCAGGACGGGACGAACCGCGACGAGACGCACCACGACGGGCCAGGTCGCGACGAGACGAATCGCGACCAGACGAATCGCGACGGGGCCGCACCTGTCGACGCGGCGACCACCGACCGGGCGACCGACGAGGCCGGCGAGGGCCAGCGGCGACGGCGGCGGCGCCGCGGTGGCCGAGGCCGCGGTCGGGGTGCCGGCGGCGACCGTCCGGCGGAATCGCCCGCCACCAGCAGCACCAACTGA
- a CDS encoding queuosine salvage family protein: MSIDAAPPGADPLARVRADCAAVAAGARHVRIVDDALGEYAAALPIAEGARPAFDADHHYRGREPDTVLAVLCLDAINFGSGWFPRLTKRPGMSGYFTVASSLKDWFGAGTPDAAELAALTPDRVAEIVGQSDNADMAELMSFFARALNELGTELTANWAGDGRALVAAAGRSAARLVGLLAAMPMFRDVATWRGPDGRERPVHLWKRAQLTAVDLSLALDGVPGRDGAPSDLGRFDDLDRLTIFADNLVPHVLRTDGLLAYDDELAAAIDAGADIPAGSAPEVELRACAVHAVELLAAELNRGPGRRVSAADLDYLLWNRGQEPAYRSRPRHRTRTTRY, encoded by the coding sequence GTGTCGATCGATGCCGCGCCGCCCGGTGCCGACCCGCTCGCCCGGGTGCGCGCCGACTGCGCCGCCGTCGCCGCAGGCGCCCGGCATGTGCGGATCGTCGACGACGCGCTCGGCGAGTACGCCGCGGCGCTGCCGATCGCGGAGGGGGCCCGCCCGGCCTTCGACGCCGACCACCACTATCGCGGCAGAGAGCCCGACACCGTGCTGGCCGTGCTCTGCCTCGACGCGATCAACTTCGGATCGGGATGGTTCCCGCGGCTGACCAAACGTCCCGGAATGTCGGGCTACTTCACGGTCGCGTCGTCGCTGAAGGACTGGTTCGGCGCGGGTACGCCGGATGCGGCCGAACTCGCCGCCCTCACCCCCGACCGGGTCGCGGAGATCGTCGGCCAATCCGACAACGCCGACATGGCCGAGCTGATGTCATTCTTCGCCCGCGCCCTGAACGAGCTGGGCACCGAGCTGACAGCCAACTGGGCCGGCGACGGCAGAGCCCTGGTCGCCGCGGCCGGCCGCAGCGCCGCGCGCCTGGTCGGCCTGCTGGCGGCGATGCCGATGTTTCGTGATGTCGCGACCTGGCGCGGCCCGGACGGACGCGAGCGCCCGGTCCATCTGTGGAAGCGCGCCCAGCTCACCGCCGTCGACCTGTCTCTCGCGCTCGACGGCGTACCGGGACGCGACGGCGCGCCGAGCGACCTGGGCCGCTTCGACGACCTGGACCGGCTGACGATCTTCGCCGACAACCTCGTGCCGCACGTGCTGCGCACCGATGGACTGCTCGCCTACGACGACGAGCTGGCCGCCGCGATCGACGCCGGCGCCGACATCCCCGCGGGCAGCGCCCCCGAGGTCGAGCTGCGCGCCTGCGCGGTGCACGCGGTCGAGCTGCTCGCCGCCGAACTGAATCGCGGACCCGGCCGCCGGGTCAGCGCCGCCGATCTGGACTACCTGTTGTGGAACCGCGGGCAGGAACCGGCCTACCGTTCCCGCCCGCGGCACCGCACCCGGACGACCCGCTACTGA